The sequence below is a genomic window from Candidatus Krumholzibacteriia bacterium.
CCGACCCCATCCGTGCGTTGCAGCTCCTGCCGGGAGTGCAGGCGGCGTCCGACCTGTCGAGTGGTCTGTACGTCCGTGGCGGCGGTCCCGACCAGACCCTGATCCTCTTCGACGGTGTGCCGGTCTACAATCCCACCCATGCCTTCGGCCTGTTCTCGAGTTTCCATCCGGATCTGATCGAGGACGTGACGCTCTACAAGGGCGCCTACCCCGCCCAGTACGGCGGGCGCCTGGGGGCGGTGCTCGACGTGCGGAGCCTCGAGGGCGAGCGGGGCCCGACCCGTGGGCGCATCGGCGTGAGCACGATCGCTGCGCGCGGGTTCGTCGAAGGCAGCTGGGGTGATCGGACCTGGGCACTGGGGGGGCGACGGACCTACCTGGAGCCGCTGCTGTCGATCCTGCGCAACAGCGATCCCGCGGTGCCCGCGTACTACTTCTACGACGTGAACGGGAAGCTGCGGATCCCCTCGTCGAACGGTTCGACCGACCTGCGCTTCTACTTCAGCCAGGACCAGCTCGACGTGAACGCCGACGAGAACACGAGTATCGATCTGGGCTGGGGAAATTTCCTGGTGTCGGGCACGCACCGCCGTCTGCTGGGCGAGTCGGCCACCGCCACCGTCAGCGCCTGGTACAGTCGCTATCGCAGCGACACCGATCTCAGTGTGTTCAGCACGCCGGTCGGGATCGCCAACTCCCTTCGAGACGTCTCGGCCGAAGCCACGTTGAGCTGGGCACTTCCACCGCGGCATCGCCTGACTCTCGGACTGACCGGCAGCCGCTATCGCTTCTCCTACGACGAGGCCTTCAATCTCGACGAGACGGTCGACTTCGACGCCAGTGCCTACGACGTGGCCGCCTATCTCGAGGACACCTGGCGGCCGGACGTGTCGTCGACCGTGCGCCTGGGACTGCGCACGCGGTATCTCAGCGATGGTGACCGCGTGCGCTGGGAACCCCGGCTGTCGATCCGGCAGCAGCTGAGCGACGCGTGGACCGCCAAGTTGGGGAGTGGGATCTACCATCAGGTGCTCCAGCTCGTGAGCACCGAGGGCTTCAGCGGAACCGATTTCTACCTGCCGATCGACGAGACCGTCTCACCCAGCCGTTCCATCCAGTTCGTGGCGGGCCTGGAGTGGATCCCCGAGCCCACTTGGAAGCTGAGCGCCGAGGGTTACTACACCGACCTCGAAGGAGTCGTCCTGCTCGACACCGAGATCCCACCCGACCGGGAATCGACCGCCGCGGAGGACGTCTTCGTCACCGGAGGAACCGGATGGGCTTCGGGCGTCGAACTCTTCGCAGAGAAGCGCATGGGGTCGTTGACCGGATGGATCGGCTACACCCTCGGCTGGACGCGGCGCACCTTCGACGAGATCAACCTGGGAGAGACGTTTCCCCCCAAGTACGACCGGCGCCACGACCTGAACGTGGTCGCGCGATGGGAGCGAGGGACCTGGGAGTACGGTGCAACCTTCGTCTACGGAACGGGGCAGGCCTTCACGCCGGCCTCGGCCCGCTACGGGGCGACCAATCCGGCCACGGGACTCCCGCTGAACCTGGGTGAGCTGCTGCCGGCCTCGCGCAACAGCGCTCGTCTGCTGCCCTATCATCGCATGGATCTGAGTGCCACGCGCCGCATCGAGCTGTTCGGCCGGACGGGTCGACTGTCGTTCACCGCGTTCAACGTCTACAGTCGACGCAACGATTGGTTCGTCACCTTCGACGTCGAGGACCCGAGTGCGGAACCCGAGATCGTCGAGCAGTTGCCCATCATCCCGAGCATCGGTCTCGAGCTCGACTTCTGAGCGGGGAGGAACGTCCGATGAAACAGATCGTCGCCAAGGCCCTGCTCGCGATCCTCGCCCTGGCCCTGCTCGTGGGTTGCGAGGACCGGGTCGTCTTCAACGAGGAGGGCGTGGGCCTGGTCGTGGTCGACGCGCAGTTGATCGTCGACCGTCCCCTCCCGGCGATCCGGGTCAGTCGATCGTTGAGTCCGCGCGAGCCCATCACGCCGGCGTCGGCCGGCGAACGTGACGCCGAGGTCTGGGTCGAGGACGAGGACGGAACCCGCGTGTTCTACTCCGGCGACCGGCGTCGGCCCGGTGAGCTGCTCGTTCCGGCCGGCCGCTACCTCCCGGTCGACGACGAGGTCCTGGTGCGTCCCGACACGCGCTACGACCTGTTCGTGCGGACCGCCCTCGGCGAAGAGGTCCGGGCCACGACGACCACTCCGCCCGCCTTCGAGGTCGAGGAATGGGTCGCTCTGGACTTCGACCTGAACGTGATCGAGACCCTCCGGGACTTCGACGACGTCGGGGACAGTGTGTACACCGTCTCGACGAATCGGCTCCGGTGGGGCGACAGTCTCCTCGAGGCGCGCTTCGCGCGCGATCCGCGCGTGTCCGCCTATCAGGTCGCCCTGTTCAGCCTCGACCGGGGTAGCGACTTCGCGATCGAGCCCGACTTCTTCGAAGAAGAGGACTTCGCGGAGCTCGAGCGCGAGGGATCGAGTCCGATGTTCGAGGCCAGCGAGGGGACGATCCGCCTTCCCTGGTTCGCCGTCTTCTTCGAGGGCCGCTACCTGATCAAGGTGTATTCGACCGACAGCAACTGGAACGACTTCGTCAACACGACGCCTTCGTTGAGTGGCGGCCCAGGCTTCGGAGGCAATGCTGGTGACGGTTTCGACCGGCCGATCTTCCACGTCGAGGGGGGCATCGGGCTGTTCGGTTCGGCTGCGGTCGACTCGATCGGCTTCTTCGTCCTCGACGACGACTGATCAGTTCTCCGGGCGCACGTTGCCGGCATCACCGGCGAGGGTGGTCGACCAGTCGGGCCCTCCGCGTTCGCGTGCGCTGGCGAGCAGGAACACCAGCCCGCTCAACGTGAGCAGGTAGAAGGTCGTCATGCGCCAGGCGCCCATCACCAGCGGGAGGACCTCGGCCGGCACCTCGCCCGCGAACAGGGTCAGGAAGACGAGCTCGGCTCCACCCATGGCCCCCGGCGTGGGGATCACCGCCATGAAGGTGAAGCACAACCACTGCAGCACCAGGCCGCGGACGGGATCGATCTCGAGCCCGAGGCCGTGGAGCAGCGCGGTGAACACCGAGTAGCGCGCCACCCACTGGATCGCGGCCAGCAGCAGATTGGTCGACCACGCGAAGGGATGCCGGGTCAGGGCGCGCCCCAGCAGCGCACGCCATTCGAGCCAGGAGCGGCAGAGAACCCCACCCACGGAACGACCCCAGCGCGTCCGTGCGAACACCAGGAGGGCGCCCGCGGTGATCGCCGCGGCGATCGATGCGCGCACCGGGGTCTCGACGGCCCGCGCCCCGACGTCGACGAGCTGTCCGAGCGCGCCGTCGTGCCAGACACCACTGGCCACCAGCATGGCCGGCATGGCGAGAGCGAAGAACAGGCCGTCCTCGAGCGAGCCCATACCGGTCAGCGAGAGAGCGCGGGGAAGGGGCAGGCCGCGGGCGTTCAACATGGCCGTCTTGACGGATGCGCTCCCCACCGCCGTCGGGGTCACCGCGGCACCGACCTCGGAGGCCACGGCCACGCGCAGGCAGTCACCGAGGCTGCGCCGTTCTCCTTCCCAGCGCAGCCAGTTCCACAGCCGCAGGCCGTTGGTCAGCCAGGGCAGGAAGGCGAGCACGAGGGCGAGGGCGAGCCACGCCGGGGAGATGCCGAGGAGCGACGCCGCACTGTCGGGATCGGTCGTCCAGAGAGTGATGCCGAGATGGGCTCCGATACCGAGCGGCAGGAGGATCTTCAGGGAACGCACTGCGCGTCACCGCCGAGGGTCGCAGGTCGCGTGTCGGAAGCCCCGACGTGTCGGTACAGCTCCAGGAGCCTCTCGAAGGTCACGCCCCACGAGAACTGCTGTTCGACCACACGCCGTGCCTCGCGTCCGAGTCGATTCCGGTCGCGACGCAAGCCCTCTCGGAGTGCGCGCGCGAAGTCCGCAGGATCGTCGGGTGCAGCCAGGACCCCCGTCTGGGGTGTGACGCGATCGACGAGCGCGCCCGCGGCGACACCGACCACGCCCAGGCCGCTGGCCTGGGCTTCGATCACCGACAACGCGAAGGTCTCGTGCGGCCCCGCGGTGACGTACAGATCGGCCGAGGCGAGAAGACGGCCGAGCCGGGCGCGGTCACTCACGTAGGGAATCACTCGGATCCGGCTGTCCTCGTGGGCCAGCGACTCGATCCAGGTGCGCAAGGGTCCTTCGCCGATGCAGACCAGCGAGACCTGCTCGGGAAGGCCGGCGTCCCGGAAGGTCTCGACGAGTCGGTCGACGTGTTTCTCCGTGTCGAGCCTTCCCGCGTAGACGAGGATCACCGAGTCGCGCGCGACCCCGTGTTGCTCCCACACCGAACGGTCACGATGGCGCGGGTGGAATCCGTCGAGGTCCACGCCGAGCGGTATGTGGTGCAGGTTCTCCCGGACTCCCACACGAGTGAGCGCTTCGTGCAGTTCGGCGGAGGAAGCGACGACGGCGGCGCAGTCCCGGTACACGGTGCGCGCATAGACATCTCCGATCCATTCGCTCGCCCGTCCCAAGGTCTCGCCTGCGACGCGTTCCACGTAGCGCCGTCCGTAGGCCCGCGGGAAATCGGTGTGGTAGAAGCCGACCACGGGCACTCCGCGGCGCCATCGGTGATACCGGGCGACCCAGGGCATGAGGTAGGGATCGCCGACCTCGACCACGTCGGGGGACTCGCGGCCGAGAATACGCAGCAACTTGTCGACGCGTCCGATGAAGCGGTAGGCGCCCGCCCCGCGCACCATGGGTGAAGTGATCTCGTAGGTGACCGCGCGTCCCTCCTCGACGACACGATCGACCGCCC
It includes:
- a CDS encoding TonB-dependent receptor plug domain-containing protein — protein: MRLMPQSGNSRPLLALLLLLAFSEASASVLRGQVVDDETGQPLSFTAVRLEGPGPVRDLLTGNAGRFSVRDLEPGRWSVLCTYLGYEDLERTVDVQPGVEIDLELRMVVDAIELETIDVVGDRNGSERELQTGLVELDSETLARIPAIGEADPIRALQLLPGVQAASDLSSGLYVRGGGPDQTLILFDGVPVYNPTHAFGLFSSFHPDLIEDVTLYKGAYPAQYGGRLGAVLDVRSLEGERGPTRGRIGVSTIAARGFVEGSWGDRTWALGGRRTYLEPLLSILRNSDPAVPAYYFYDVNGKLRIPSSNGSTDLRFYFSQDQLDVNADENTSIDLGWGNFLVSGTHRRLLGESATATVSAWYSRYRSDTDLSVFSTPVGIANSLRDVSAEATLSWALPPRHRLTLGLTGSRYRFSYDEAFNLDETVDFDASAYDVAAYLEDTWRPDVSSTVRLGLRTRYLSDGDRVRWEPRLSIRQQLSDAWTAKLGSGIYHQVLQLVSTEGFSGTDFYLPIDETVSPSRSIQFVAGLEWIPEPTWKLSAEGYYTDLEGVVLLDTEIPPDRESTAAEDVFVTGGTGWASGVELFAEKRMGSLTGWIGYTLGWTRRTFDEINLGETFPPKYDRRHDLNVVARWERGTWEYGATFVYGTGQAFTPASARYGATNPATGLPLNLGELLPASRNSARLLPYHRMDLSATRRIELFGRTGRLSFTAFNVYSRRNDWFVTFDVEDPSAEPEIVEQLPIIPSIGLELDF
- a CDS encoding lysylphosphatidylglycerol synthase transmembrane domain-containing protein gives rise to the protein MRSLKILLPLGIGAHLGITLWTTDPDSAASLLGISPAWLALALVLAFLPWLTNGLRLWNWLRWEGERRSLGDCLRVAVASEVGAAVTPTAVGSASVKTAMLNARGLPLPRALSLTGMGSLEDGLFFALAMPAMLVASGVWHDGALGQLVDVGARAVETPVRASIAAAITAGALLVFARTRWGRSVGGVLCRSWLEWRALLGRALTRHPFAWSTNLLLAAIQWVARYSVFTALLHGLGLEIDPVRGLVLQWLCFTFMAVIPTPGAMGGAELVFLTLFAGEVPAEVLPLVMGAWRMTTFYLLTLSGLVFLLASARERGGPDWSTTLAGDAGNVRPEN
- a CDS encoding DUF4249 family protein, with protein sequence MKQIVAKALLAILALALLVGCEDRVVFNEEGVGLVVVDAQLIVDRPLPAIRVSRSLSPREPITPASAGERDAEVWVEDEDGTRVFYSGDRRRPGELLVPAGRYLPVDDEVLVRPDTRYDLFVRTALGEEVRATTTTPPAFEVEEWVALDFDLNVIETLRDFDDVGDSVYTVSTNRLRWGDSLLEARFARDPRVSAYQVALFSLDRGSDFAIEPDFFEEEDFAELEREGSSPMFEASEGTIRLPWFAVFFEGRYLIKVYSTDSNWNDFVNTTPSLSGGPGFGGNAGDGFDRPIFHVEGGIGLFGSAAVDSIGFFVLDDD
- a CDS encoding glycosyltransferase translates to MKICDMVQAYARNSGGVKTYLDEKRRFVLDHTDHEHVLIVPGAVDRVVEEGRAVTYEITSPMVRGAGAYRFIGRVDKLLRILGRESPDVVEVGDPYLMPWVARYHRWRRGVPVVGFYHTDFPRAYGRRYVERVAGETLGRASEWIGDVYARTVYRDCAAVVASSAELHEALTRVGVRENLHHIPLGVDLDGFHPRHRDRSVWEQHGVARDSVILVYAGRLDTEKHVDRLVETFRDAGLPEQVSLVCIGEGPLRTWIESLAHEDSRIRVIPYVSDRARLGRLLASADLYVTAGPHETFALSVIEAQASGLGVVGVAAGALVDRVTPQTGVLAAPDDPADFARALREGLRRDRNRLGREARRVVEQQFSWGVTFERLLELYRHVGASDTRPATLGGDAQCVP